The DNA segment gagtagtacaacatgacctagaagcattacatgtttctgaggatttaatccaaaatcgtttagagtggagaaagcgaatacatatagccgaccccaaatttttgggataaaaacttagttgagttgagtttatttAACAGACCAGAGTGCAAAGTAAAAATAGGAACCAAAGTTCCTTAATCTAAAAGTGATGGTTTGATTAGAGATGTGCAACTAGTTGTCATAAATGATAAGAATTGCAACAAAATATTCAAAGTATAATTGTATACCAAAAGAAATGTAGAATCAATCTGTCACCTGTTGTCCCAGTTTCCGATAAGTTTCAGTAAGATCCAGCTCTCTCCACCTGGCAAGATCAATTACATTTAATCCAGACATCCAAACACAAGAATTTTTATCAAAGCTATTTTCACCCAAATAACTGCTGAGCTGACTCAACCGCACTGAACACAATTGCAAAGCACCATTTACTTTCCCTCCCATGTTGAGATTCCATAAATCAGACAAATCTCGCTGCACGACAACATCATCATCCAGAACCACAACTTTCTTCAAGTTTTGGAATATATATGGAAGAAGATAGTGAGCATGAGAAAAAACAGATATGTATTCTGTTTTTAAATGAGTTGCAGATGGACTATCAACACCAAGAAAAGAAACATGAAATTCCACAGGCAAGAACATGCTTAACAAAGCTGCTTTATCATGATAGTCTAGGTCAAGATGTTCAATGTTCAACACTTGAATGGAGGCTTCTCTATAAGTATTCCTGAAGAACCACAACTTCATTGCAAAATAATTTTGTTCATCTGTCAGCACATGAAAAACCAGATTGCCACTATCCTGCAAGCATGTAGAATAACCCATtagtattaatattataattgacAGGCATTTAATAGTGGAAAGTCCACCGAAGAATATCAAAACATACTCTCGTATGTGTAACAGTTGAGTTGATAACAACCGAAGATGCAAGTATATTATTGGAGAATATAACATAGTGATGCAATGTAGGGTCTGAAAATTTCTCAGATGGAGAGGGTCGCATATCATGTAAAGAAGAATTGAAATATTCAACAGTCAGTTTCATGGACAGACAGTGAAGACTCTTTGGCATGGTTTGAACTGCAAGCTGATAGAGGAATGCACTCTGCCTCATGTGAAAGTTAGCTTCATCCTCAGTCATATCAAGTATTTGTCTCAGTTTCTTGTCAACATTATGACATTCCACAGGGAATGTTCTAGCTTTGGCTGTTGCAAGCTCCATCTTCTGTAACTTCTTCTCAATTCTGATCAAACAGGCATGAATCATTAGTCTGGCTAGTCCAACTCAACCTAAAAATTTAAACTTGCAAGTGAGGGGCCCAAGAATAGTTTTATATCTCTAATACACTCCGCACACGAATGCCCACTGGTTTTGAAGCATGAACAAGAAGAGGTTCACTTTACATTGTGctgaaatatttaattaataaatgggGGTGATCAGAATTCGAACTCTAAACCTTTTAATCTAAGAGAACCTGATATCATGTCAAGAAACTCAACCTAAAAGCTTAAGTTTATAGGTAAAAGCTCCAAGAATAGTTTTATCTCTAATACTTCTCATAGGAGGTAGAATGAAAAATAATCTTCTCAAGGTGGTAAAACCAAAACCCCAAAAGGAACAATACACTTACACACAACACAGCTTAgaggatatatatataaatatatacacacacccacacacacacacacacacacacacacacacacacacacatacaagtCTAAGATGAACCCTTTAATTGGCAACATAAAGTCCATATAAGAATATATAGTTAAAACAGCTTTATCATGTGCAATGCTCATAGCAGAAACAAAAAGGTTTTTGGGAAAATGAATATATGGTGAAAATAGGTTCAAACTCTTATGTATGTTCCATTTCCAATGAAAAAAACATAATACAAGCATCAGGCAATGTAAACACAACCCCCAATGCTGGTCCAAACTAAAGAGGGCGCACAAAATGGCAATCAAGAAATGGTCCTATCCTTGGAAAATTTTCAGAAAGTGGTCCCTTTTAAAGACTTGAACTCCATGCATAGAAACATAGACAAAAATTACACCAGCACTACAATTTTATAGCAGATAACCCGCTGTGCTGGTGAAATTACATAATCAAACACCCAGCATACAGAAGGTTTGCACCTGTTTTTGCACAGTCTGAATGAAATTTATCTCATATATGAAAAACAAAAAAACTCAAACAGAAACCATGATGAGTTTTCACATTTTTGTTTGTGTTTATCTCAAGCAGAAACACAATAAAGACAAGTTATCCAACTCATGCACAGTGTTATTGAAGGCGAAGAAAGGCGCCGGGCAAGGCGAAGTTGTCcaacatttatttatttatttattttttcagtaAAAAAATAACCCTAATAACTCCTTCGCTAAGTTCACGCCAGCAACActcttattattatttgtattGCTTATGCTATGAAATTTCAGTTTTATAGCCTCACTTTTATCTTATACTTAAGCTAGAAATGCAAGTACAAACTACTTTCTATTTCTCTTATATTACTATAGTGCAAATAACatgtttttttcttttcaatattCCTTTTTACATATTAAATTAGTTAAACGTATGATATTTttatgttatatatataaaaaattacggCAGTGGCACCTCATACCTTTGTGGCGCCTTTTGCCTTAATAACACTGCTCAGGTGCACACAAAcattaatttctattaaaaaaagAACAAAACATATGAACTCTGTGAAACAAGCAAACGCATGATATCCATAAGAAGCATTAATTCTAAAATTGCAATCTCAGCACACTTTTTGTCTTCCTACTTGAAACAAAAAACATGATTAACAGGTTGCATGCTCAGAGGATAAACATCACGTAAAAACTTGCTGCCACTTACTGTGATGGAAGATCAGTATCTGTTGTACTTTCGCTAAGAATACGCTCAAATTCTTGAATATTTTGTTTCAATTCTTGAGATAACTTGTTTTGTGCTGGAAGTTTAGCAATGCTTGGAAAATATGCTCTAGCAACAAAAAGCTGGTCCTTTAATTTTTTGATCATAGAATCCTTCATATCTTCTCTATGTTCCTCACGCCATTTGCAATAACTGCCAAATCTCAGCTCACATAAATTTTCGGTGTCCTCGACTACATTTTTAGTGGATTCAATTACTTCTGCAGCACCAGCTTTATCATTCTGCCAcagaataattaaatatatatatatatatattagaactcaaaagcatcataattaaccaaaaaaaaaaaaaagtttcagtAAAACACTTAATCCCCCTAAAATGCAAGCATACATTTCCAACTGAAAGTGGTTGCGGCAAAGAATGACGTGGCACTGGGACTGGGGTACCTGTTAATTGTTAGGAAAAAAAGTTAGTCTTATACTGGGCAACAATTATCTAAACAACACTTTAAGAAAATGAGCTCAAGAAGACCTTTCTGTTGTTGTTGGCCATCATGCTTTACATCTGTAGTGCTACTTACATTTCTTGCTTCATTTGTATGATTTCTTAAGGCATCCTGaataaatgaaacaaaagaaAACACACCAGATTAAGCACAATCTTAGATGCCTTTAGTACAGACTCAAATAAAAATCATGACTAGGTATCATAAGCTGCCTCCAAACAGATGCACCTCACTTCCTTGAGAAAAAAGTAAGAATGAAATGAGACACTCCTTCAAGGTTGAAAAATAATGCATCTATCAAAAGAATCAAATAATGCACATTAATAAGTCTAACACAACAGGAGAAAAATGCTGCACTTCTCGTAAGATTACAAAAGCCAATTGCATATTTTAATTTGTAACTTCCAATGGATTATTGGATCCCTTATAGCTGGCTGTAAAAGTGCAAATAAAAGTCCAAATTTGCATCAAATcaatcataagtccattttccacAAAATGAAAGGCAACGATATCGTTTACTCCAACCATTGAGAAAGCAACTACCAAAGATATAAAACTAAAGAAGAACATAGAATGCTTA comes from the Hevea brasiliensis isolate MT/VB/25A 57/8 chromosome 5, ASM3005281v1, whole genome shotgun sequence genome and includes:
- the LOC110667698 gene encoding probable galacturonosyltransferase 7 isoform X2, which produces MKGGGGVYPGKRRWKCLVIGVLFLVVFSMLVPLVFLLGLYNGFHSSGYVSDRSSSSSDSGSNGARADHSNSLTHYKRDQSKIREIIDHFGPTLPNLEDALRNHTNEARNVSSTTDVKHDGQQQQKGTPVPVPRHSLPQPLSVGNNDKAGAAEVIESTKNVVEDTENLCELRFGSYCKWREEHREDMKDSMIKKLKDQLFVARAYFPSIAKLPAQNKLSQELKQNIQEFERILSESTTDTDLPSQIEKKLQKMELATAKARTFPVECHNVDKKLRQILDMTEDEANFHMRQSAFLYQLAVQTMPKSLHCLSMKLTVEYFNSSLHDMRPSPSEKFSDPTLHHYVIFSNNILASSVVINSTVTHTRDSGNLVFHVLTDEQNYFAMKLWFFRNTYREASIQVLNIEHLDLDYHDKAALLSMFLPVEFHVSFLGVDSPSATHLKTEYISVFSHAHYLLPYIFQNLKKVVVLDDDVVVQRDLSDLWNLNMGGKVNGALQLCSVRLSQLSSYLGENSFDKNSCVWMSGLNVIDLARWRELDLTETYRKLGQQVSKLIESIEASALSASLLTFQDQIYALDNVWALSGMGYDYGLDVKVIKNAAILHYNGKMKPWLELGIPKYRRYWSSFLNRDDHFLGECNVN
- the LOC110667698 gene encoding probable galacturonosyltransferase 7 isoform X4, which encodes MKGGGGVYPGKRRWKCLVIGVLFLVVFSMLVPLVFLLGLYNGFHSSGYVSDRSSSSSDSGSRDQSKIREIIDHFGPTLPNLEDALRNHTNEARNVSSTTDVKHDGQQQQKGTPVPVPRHSLPQPLSVGNNDKAGAAEVIESTKNVVEDTENLCELRFGSYCKWREEHREDMKDSMIKKLKDQLFVARAYFPSIAKLPAQNKLSQELKQNIQEFERILSESTTDTDLPSQIEKKLQKMELATAKARTFPVECHNVDKKLRQILDMTEDEANFHMRQSAFLYQLAVQTMPKSLHCLSMKLTVEYFNSSLHDMRPSPSEKFSDPTLHHYVIFSNNILASSVVINSTVTHTRDSGNLVFHVLTDEQNYFAMKLWFFRNTYREASIQVLNIEHLDLDYHDKAALLSMFLPVEFHVSFLGVDSPSATHLKTEYISVFSHAHYLLPYIFQNLKKVVVLDDDVVVQRDLSDLWNLNMGGKVNGALQLCSVRLSQLSSYLGENSFDKNSCVWMSGLNVIDLARWRELDLTETYRKLGQQVSKLIESIEASALSASLLTFQDQIYALDNVWALSGMGYDYGLDVKVIKNAAILHYNGKMKPWLELGIPKYRRYWSSFLNRDDHFLGECNVN
- the LOC110667698 gene encoding probable galacturonosyltransferase 7 isoform X1, with product MKGGGGVYPGKRRWKCLVIGVLFLVVFSMLVPLVFLLGLYNGFHSSGYVSDRSSSSSDSGSNGARADHSNSLTHYKRDQSKIREIIDHFGPTLPNLELHSWLIMYFNLWDALRNHTNEARNVSSTTDVKHDGQQQQKGTPVPVPRHSLPQPLSVGNNDKAGAAEVIESTKNVVEDTENLCELRFGSYCKWREEHREDMKDSMIKKLKDQLFVARAYFPSIAKLPAQNKLSQELKQNIQEFERILSESTTDTDLPSQIEKKLQKMELATAKARTFPVECHNVDKKLRQILDMTEDEANFHMRQSAFLYQLAVQTMPKSLHCLSMKLTVEYFNSSLHDMRPSPSEKFSDPTLHHYVIFSNNILASSVVINSTVTHTRDSGNLVFHVLTDEQNYFAMKLWFFRNTYREASIQVLNIEHLDLDYHDKAALLSMFLPVEFHVSFLGVDSPSATHLKTEYISVFSHAHYLLPYIFQNLKKVVVLDDDVVVQRDLSDLWNLNMGGKVNGALQLCSVRLSQLSSYLGENSFDKNSCVWMSGLNVIDLARWRELDLTETYRKLGQQVSKLIESIEASALSASLLTFQDQIYALDNVWALSGMGYDYGLDVKVIKNAAILHYNGKMKPWLELGIPKYRRYWSSFLNRDDHFLGECNVN
- the LOC110667698 gene encoding probable galacturonosyltransferase 7 isoform X3, with product MKGGGGVYPGKRRWKCLVIGVLFLVVFSMLVPLVFLLGLYNGFHSSGYVSDRSSSSSDSGSRDQSKIREIIDHFGPTLPNLELHSWLIMYFNLWDALRNHTNEARNVSSTTDVKHDGQQQQKGTPVPVPRHSLPQPLSVGNNDKAGAAEVIESTKNVVEDTENLCELRFGSYCKWREEHREDMKDSMIKKLKDQLFVARAYFPSIAKLPAQNKLSQELKQNIQEFERILSESTTDTDLPSQIEKKLQKMELATAKARTFPVECHNVDKKLRQILDMTEDEANFHMRQSAFLYQLAVQTMPKSLHCLSMKLTVEYFNSSLHDMRPSPSEKFSDPTLHHYVIFSNNILASSVVINSTVTHTRDSGNLVFHVLTDEQNYFAMKLWFFRNTYREASIQVLNIEHLDLDYHDKAALLSMFLPVEFHVSFLGVDSPSATHLKTEYISVFSHAHYLLPYIFQNLKKVVVLDDDVVVQRDLSDLWNLNMGGKVNGALQLCSVRLSQLSSYLGENSFDKNSCVWMSGLNVIDLARWRELDLTETYRKLGQQVSKLIESIEASALSASLLTFQDQIYALDNVWALSGMGYDYGLDVKVIKNAAILHYNGKMKPWLELGIPKYRRYWSSFLNRDDHFLGECNVN